In Zingiber officinale cultivar Zhangliang chromosome 6A, Zo_v1.1, whole genome shotgun sequence, a single genomic region encodes these proteins:
- the LOC121995542 gene encoding triacylglycerol lipase OBL1-like gives MDQGKRILPERNSSKYRSAVWFLDPRDKLDSSIEPGDVKYRAALSSMASKLAYENESSIKSVVTDDWNMEFLGFYDCWNDYQRQFSTQAFMLGDRAGDPELIVVAFRGTNPFEAMDWYTDFDVSWHELPGAGKVHEGFLKGLGLQRSPHALPKEAEGGEIKPYAYYAIRDELRRLLRRNAKAKFLVTGHSLGGALAVLFPSVLAHHGEEELLRRLEGVYTFGQPRVGDEVFGEFAGRHLEGRYFRYVYSNDIVPRVPFDDSALLFKHFGTCFYFDSLYRGKLMEEEPNKNYFSLWELLPRYMNAVWELVRSFLMGRLKGAEYEEGWLLRFVRLCGILLPGVSSHLPGNYVNCARLASN, from the exons ATGGATCAAG GTAAAAGGATCCTTCCTGAGAGAAATTCATCAAAGTATCGATCAGCTGTATGGTTTCTTGACCCCAGAGATAAACTGGACTCGAGTATCGAGCCGGGTGATGTTAAATACCGTGCAGCACTGTCCAGCATGGCTTCCAAACTGGCTTATGAGAACGAGTCATCCATTAAAAGCGTAGTTACGGACGACTGGAAT ATGGAATTTCTGGGATTCTACGATTGCTGGAATG ACTATCAACGGCAATTCAGCACGCAAGCGTTCATGTTGGGGGACAGAGCCGGCGATCCCGAGCTCATCGTGGTGGCGTTCCGCGGCACCAACCCCTTCGAGGCCATGGACTGGTACACCGACTTCGACGTGTCGTGGCACGAGCTCCCCGGCGCTGGCAAGGTCCACGAAGGCTTCCTCAAGGGCTTGGGGCTACAGAGGAGCCCCCACGCCCTGCCCAAAGAGGCCGAGGGAGGAGAGATTAAGCCATACGCCTACTACGCCATCCGGGACGAGCTGCGCCGACTCCTGCGGCGCAACGCGAAGGCCAAGTTCTTGGTGACCGGGCACAGCCTGGGCGGCGCGCTCGCCGTGCTCTTCCCCTCGGTCCTGGCGCACCACGGCGAGGAAGAGCTGCTGCGGAGGCTGGAGGGAGTGTACACGTTCGGGCAGCCGCGGGTAGGCGACGAGGTGTTCGGGGAGTTCGCCGGGAGGCATTTGGAGGGGAGGTACTTCCGGTACGTCTACTCCAACGACATTGTCCCCAGAGTGCCCTTCGATGACTCTGCTCTGTTGTTCAAGCACTTTGGGACGTGCTTCTACTTCGACAGCCTCTACAGAGGGAAATTGATGGAGGAGGAACCGAACAAGAACTACTTCTCCCTGTGGGAGTTGCTGCCCAGGTACATGAACGCGGTGTGGGAGCTCGTTCGGAGCTTCTTGATGGGGCGGTTGAAGGGGGCAGAGTACGAGGAAGGGTGGCTGTTGCGGTTTGTGAGGCTCTGCGGGATACTTTTGCCTGGAGTTTCCTCGCACCTTCCTGGTAACTACGTCAACTGCGCGAGGTTGGCGAGTAATTAA